From one Lotus japonicus ecotype B-129 chromosome 3, LjGifu_v1.2 genomic stretch:
- the LOC130746285 gene encoding auxin response factor 18-like isoform X1 has protein sequence MAHLECSLRGQGSSQPGKGLKDDDLYRELWRLCAGPLVDVPQTGDRVFYFPQGHMEQLQASTNQELNQEIPHFNLPSKIFCRVVNIQLLAEQDTDEVYACVALLPESDQTEPENLDLTPSEAPKDKFHSFCKILTASDTSTHGGFSVLRKHATECLPPLDMSQATPTQELAANDLHGFEWKFKHIYRGQPRRHLLTTGWSTFVASKRLVAGDAFVFLRGEHGQLRVGVRRLARQQSPMPSSVISSQSMHLGVLATASHAVMTRTMFLVYYKPRTSQFIVGLNKYLEALKNNFSVGMRFKMRFEGEDSPERRFSGTIVGVGDVSQGWLNSQWRSLKVQWDEPATIQRPDRVSFWEVEPFMPSPALNVAQPTVKGKRFRPVDISSSDTISYTGASGFWYQGSSQAHELTQFGGGGAEVQSKENQIVSSLRQNDISSNPIKTSSRIWPCSPHLNVTSNFFSDPKIKGVKLQSSTISSYAYVSSRPIDGPTCVEDDGKKSENPLDCWLFGVNLSNNSSNGIACLEKELGCSCPTTVPSGPNESNPAGACETERVQSPDFSLSNKGQSQIISEASPIEWQKKQASVTVPAMRTRTKVQMQGVAVGRAIDLATLSGYDNLIDEVEKLFDIKGELRLQNKWAVTFTDDENDMMLVGDDPWPEFCSMVRRIYICTREELKKMKCKLPATSSEVVEETLLSPDSQIRDEAQQSHMP, from the exons ATGGCACATCTGGAGTGTAGCCTCAGGGGTCAGGGGAGTTCTCAGCCAGGAAAAG GTTTGAAAGATGATGATCTGTATAGAGAGCTATGGAGGTTGTGTGCAGGACCATTGGTGGATGTTCCTCAAACTGGAGACAGAGTTTTCTACTTCCCTCAGGGTCACATGGAACAA CTGCAAGCATCTACGAATCAGGAATTGAACCAGGAAATTCCCCATTTCAATTTACCGTCTAAGATTTTTTGCCGTGTTGTGAACATTCAGTTGTTG GCGGAGCAAGACACTGATGAGGTTTACGCTTGTGTCGCTTTGCTTCCAGAATCAGAT CAAACTGAGCCTGAAAATCTTGATCTAACTCCTTCCGAAGCTCCGAAAGATAAATTTCACTCATTTTGCAAAATATTAACAGCATCTGATACTAGCACACATGGAGGATTTTCCGTTCTGCGGAAGCATGCTACTGAGTGCCTTCCTCCATTG GACATGAGCCAGGCAACTCCAACTCAGGAGTTGGCAGCGAATGATCTTCATGGATTTGAATGGAAGTTTAAGCATATATATAGAG GTCAACCAAGGAGGCATTTGCTTACAACTGGCTGGAGTACATTTGTCGCATCCAAAAGATTGGTTGCTGGAGATGCTTTTGTTTTCTTAAG AGGAGAGCATGGGCAACTGAGAGTCGGCGTGAGGCGTTTAGCTCGGCAGCAGAGTCCTATGCCTTCATCTGTGATATCAAGCCAGAGCATGCATCTTGGAGTGCTTGCCACTGCTTCCCACGCTGTTATGACTCGTACCATGTTCTTGGTTTATTACAAACCAAG GACTAGCCAGTTTATTGTTGGTTTGAACAAGTATCTGGAGGCACTCAAGAACAACTTTTCAGTTGGCATGCGTTTCAAGATGAGATTTGAAGGAGAGGACTCACCTGAGAGAAG ATTTTCTGGTACTATTGTGGGGGTTGGGGATGTGTCTCAAGGATGGTTGAATTCTCAGTGGCGGTCATTGAAG GTTCAATGGGATGAACCGGCAACGATCCAAAGGCCGGACAGAGTTTCTTTTTGGGAGGTAGAGCCTTTCATGCCTTCTCCGGCTCTGAATGTCGCTCAACCAACAGTGAAGGGCAAGAGGTTTAGACCTGTTGATATTTCATCTTCTG ATACTATTTCCTACACTGGTGCTTCAGGTTTCTGGTATCAAGGATCTTCCCAGGCTCATGAGCTTACCcaatttggtggtggtggtgctgaaGTCCAAAGCAAGGAAAATCAGATTGTGAGCTCTCTTAGGCAGAATGACATTAGTAGCAACCCTATCAAGACTAGCTCCAGAATATGGCCTTGTTCACCACATTTGAATGTCACTTCCAACTTTTTTTCTGATCCCAAAATCAAAGGGGTTAAATTACAATCATCAACCATCTCTAGTTATGCTTATGTTTCATCTAGACCAATTGATGGCCCCACATGTGTGGAAGATGATGGGAAGAAGAGTGAGAATCCCCTAGATTGTTGGTTATTTGGTGTTAATTTGAGTAACAACTCTAGCAATGGCATCGCTTGTTTGGAGAAAGAACTGGGATGTTCATGTCCAACTACTGTTCCTAGTGGTCCCAACGAATCTAATCCTGCTGGTGCATGTGAAACTGAGAGGGTCCAGAGTCCTGACTTTTCACTGTCCAACAAGGGGCAGAGCCAAATAATTTCTGAGGCATCACCAATTGAGTGGCAGAAGAAGCAGGCCTCTGTGACTGTACCAGCCATGAGGACTAGGACTAAG GTGCAAATGCAAGGTGTTGCTGTTGGTCGCGCAATTGACTTGGCCACATTGAGTGGCTATGATAATCTCATAGATGAGGTTGAGAAGTTGTTTGATATTAAAGGAGAGCTGCGTTTGCAAAACAAATGGGCTGTAACTTTcactgatgatgaaaatgacaTGATGCTCGTCGGTGATGATCCATGGCC GGAGTTCTGCTCCATGGTGAGGAGGATTTACATTTGCACAAGGGAggagttgaagaagatgaaatgcAAGCTACCTGCTACTTCATCAGAGGTTGTTGAAGAGACTCTGTTGAGCCCAGATTCACAAATTAGGGATGAGGCTCAGCAATCTCACATGCCTTGA
- the LOC130746285 gene encoding auxin response factor 18-like isoform X2, which translates to MAHLECSLRGQGSSQPGKGLKDDDLYRELWRLCAGPLVDVPQTGDRVFYFPQGHMEQLQASTNQELNQEIPHFNLPSKIFCRVVNIQLLAEQDTDEVYACVALLPESDQTEPENLDLTPSEAPKDKFHSFCKILTASDTSTHGGFSVLRKHATECLPPLDMSQATPTQELAANDLHGFEWKFKHIYRGQPRRHLLTTGWSTFVASKRLVAGDAFVFLRGEHGQLRVGVRRLARQQSPMPSSVISSQSMHLGVLATASHAVMTRTMFLVYYKPRTSQFIVGLNKYLEALKNNFSVGMRFKMRFEGEDSPERRFSGTIVGVGDVSQGWLNSQWRSLKVQWDEPATIQRPDRVSFWEVEPFMPSPALNVAQPTVKGKRFRPVDISSSGFWYQGSSQAHELTQFGGGGAEVQSKENQIVSSLRQNDISSNPIKTSSRIWPCSPHLNVTSNFFSDPKIKGVKLQSSTISSYAYVSSRPIDGPTCVEDDGKKSENPLDCWLFGVNLSNNSSNGIACLEKELGCSCPTTVPSGPNESNPAGACETERVQSPDFSLSNKGQSQIISEASPIEWQKKQASVTVPAMRTRTKVQMQGVAVGRAIDLATLSGYDNLIDEVEKLFDIKGELRLQNKWAVTFTDDENDMMLVGDDPWPEFCSMVRRIYICTREELKKMKCKLPATSSEVVEETLLSPDSQIRDEAQQSHMP; encoded by the exons ATGGCACATCTGGAGTGTAGCCTCAGGGGTCAGGGGAGTTCTCAGCCAGGAAAAG GTTTGAAAGATGATGATCTGTATAGAGAGCTATGGAGGTTGTGTGCAGGACCATTGGTGGATGTTCCTCAAACTGGAGACAGAGTTTTCTACTTCCCTCAGGGTCACATGGAACAA CTGCAAGCATCTACGAATCAGGAATTGAACCAGGAAATTCCCCATTTCAATTTACCGTCTAAGATTTTTTGCCGTGTTGTGAACATTCAGTTGTTG GCGGAGCAAGACACTGATGAGGTTTACGCTTGTGTCGCTTTGCTTCCAGAATCAGAT CAAACTGAGCCTGAAAATCTTGATCTAACTCCTTCCGAAGCTCCGAAAGATAAATTTCACTCATTTTGCAAAATATTAACAGCATCTGATACTAGCACACATGGAGGATTTTCCGTTCTGCGGAAGCATGCTACTGAGTGCCTTCCTCCATTG GACATGAGCCAGGCAACTCCAACTCAGGAGTTGGCAGCGAATGATCTTCATGGATTTGAATGGAAGTTTAAGCATATATATAGAG GTCAACCAAGGAGGCATTTGCTTACAACTGGCTGGAGTACATTTGTCGCATCCAAAAGATTGGTTGCTGGAGATGCTTTTGTTTTCTTAAG AGGAGAGCATGGGCAACTGAGAGTCGGCGTGAGGCGTTTAGCTCGGCAGCAGAGTCCTATGCCTTCATCTGTGATATCAAGCCAGAGCATGCATCTTGGAGTGCTTGCCACTGCTTCCCACGCTGTTATGACTCGTACCATGTTCTTGGTTTATTACAAACCAAG GACTAGCCAGTTTATTGTTGGTTTGAACAAGTATCTGGAGGCACTCAAGAACAACTTTTCAGTTGGCATGCGTTTCAAGATGAGATTTGAAGGAGAGGACTCACCTGAGAGAAG ATTTTCTGGTACTATTGTGGGGGTTGGGGATGTGTCTCAAGGATGGTTGAATTCTCAGTGGCGGTCATTGAAG GTTCAATGGGATGAACCGGCAACGATCCAAAGGCCGGACAGAGTTTCTTTTTGGGAGGTAGAGCCTTTCATGCCTTCTCCGGCTCTGAATGTCGCTCAACCAACAGTGAAGGGCAAGAGGTTTAGACCTGTTGATATTTCATCTTCTG GTTTCTGGTATCAAGGATCTTCCCAGGCTCATGAGCTTACCcaatttggtggtggtggtgctgaaGTCCAAAGCAAGGAAAATCAGATTGTGAGCTCTCTTAGGCAGAATGACATTAGTAGCAACCCTATCAAGACTAGCTCCAGAATATGGCCTTGTTCACCACATTTGAATGTCACTTCCAACTTTTTTTCTGATCCCAAAATCAAAGGGGTTAAATTACAATCATCAACCATCTCTAGTTATGCTTATGTTTCATCTAGACCAATTGATGGCCCCACATGTGTGGAAGATGATGGGAAGAAGAGTGAGAATCCCCTAGATTGTTGGTTATTTGGTGTTAATTTGAGTAACAACTCTAGCAATGGCATCGCTTGTTTGGAGAAAGAACTGGGATGTTCATGTCCAACTACTGTTCCTAGTGGTCCCAACGAATCTAATCCTGCTGGTGCATGTGAAACTGAGAGGGTCCAGAGTCCTGACTTTTCACTGTCCAACAAGGGGCAGAGCCAAATAATTTCTGAGGCATCACCAATTGAGTGGCAGAAGAAGCAGGCCTCTGTGACTGTACCAGCCATGAGGACTAGGACTAAG GTGCAAATGCAAGGTGTTGCTGTTGGTCGCGCAATTGACTTGGCCACATTGAGTGGCTATGATAATCTCATAGATGAGGTTGAGAAGTTGTTTGATATTAAAGGAGAGCTGCGTTTGCAAAACAAATGGGCTGTAACTTTcactgatgatgaaaatgacaTGATGCTCGTCGGTGATGATCCATGGCC GGAGTTCTGCTCCATGGTGAGGAGGATTTACATTTGCACAAGGGAggagttgaagaagatgaaatgcAAGCTACCTGCTACTTCATCAGAGGTTGTTGAAGAGACTCTGTTGAGCCCAGATTCACAAATTAGGGATGAGGCTCAGCAATCTCACATGCCTTGA